A genomic window from Tolypothrix sp. PCC 7910 includes:
- a CDS encoding ABC transporter substrate-binding protein, giving the protein MFSLPYYVALEQGYFVDEGLDIEFVQRGSGDR; this is encoded by the coding sequence GTGTTTTCTCTACCATACTACGTGGCTCTTGAGCAGGGCTATTTTGTCGATGAGGGGCTAGATATCGAGTTCGTCCAACGAGGTTCAGGCGATCGCTAG
- a CDS encoding alpha/beta fold hydrolase: protein MPHNFLLVWLVQLLSIGVLGGGIYILYEWYERELVGTSYLVAGLVMVLWSVGGRFISLPLLRRPGAEEPKFMRSQSVQRLPRPDGSVLQVEFFGPEDGQPIILSHGWGPNSTVWYYAKRRLSDRFRIIVWDLPGLGKSAKPKNNDHSIEKYARDLEAVIAVAGDKPVILLGHSMGGMINLTFCRLFPEQLGTRVAGLILVDTTYTNPVKTCIFSNLIRKIQKPILEPVLYLTIVLWPIFWLMTWLSYFNGSLYITVELSGFTGTETRGQLNFAGLLSALGSPGVLARGTLAMFNFDETDTLATINVPVLVVCGASDIATKPVASDRMKAELPYSERVTLKPGGHMALMEQNQQFAEAVSRFCTGCS, encoded by the coding sequence ATGCCGCATAATTTTCTGCTTGTATGGCTGGTTCAACTGCTGTCAATCGGCGTACTTGGGGGTGGAATCTACATTCTCTATGAGTGGTACGAACGAGAACTTGTAGGAACATCTTACTTGGTGGCTGGGCTAGTAATGGTTCTGTGGTCTGTTGGCGGTCGTTTTATCAGTTTGCCACTGCTGCGCCGTCCTGGAGCCGAAGAACCTAAGTTTATGCGTAGTCAAAGTGTGCAGCGTTTGCCACGACCGGATGGTAGTGTACTGCAAGTAGAGTTTTTTGGCCCTGAGGATGGCCAACCAATTATCTTGTCACACGGTTGGGGGCCGAACAGTACTGTATGGTATTATGCCAAACGACGACTGAGCGATCGCTTCCGAATCATAGTTTGGGATCTACCAGGGTTAGGAAAATCCGCTAAACCGAAAAATAACGATCATTCTATCGAAAAATATGCCCGTGACTTAGAAGCTGTTATCGCCGTAGCAGGGGATAAACCTGTTATTTTGCTAGGGCACAGTATGGGTGGGATGATTAACCTCACATTTTGTAGGCTGTTTCCAGAGCAATTAGGCACTCGGGTGGCTGGCTTAATTCTGGTGGATACCACTTACACCAATCCGGTTAAAACTTGTATATTTAGTAATTTGATACGTAAAATACAAAAGCCAATACTTGAACCCGTGTTGTACCTGACTATCGTTCTGTGGCCGATTTTTTGGTTGATGACTTGGCTTTCGTATTTTAATGGTTCGCTGTACATCACCGTAGAACTATCTGGATTTACGGGTACTGAAACAAGGGGTCAACTAAATTTTGCAGGTTTATTATCAGCACTGGGTTCGCCTGGTGTTCTGGCTCGTGGCACACTGGCAATGTTCAACTTTGATGAAACAGATACACTTGCGACTATTAACGTTCCTGTGTTGGTTGTTTGCGGCGCTTCAGATATAGCAACTAAACCTGTAGCGAGCGATCGCATGAAAGCAGAATTGCCTTATTCTGAACGAGTCACCCTAAAACCAGGTGGACACATGGCATTGATGGAACAAAACCAGCAGTTTGCCGAAGCAGTCAGCAGGTTTTGTACTGGCTGCTCATAG
- a CDS encoding HAD-IIB family hydrolase, which yields MSNTIYISDLDGTLLTNNAVLSDYSKHKLQELLQDGLMFTVASARSVVFMGVVLRGLKLPLPIVEFNGAFISDLESGRHEIINSIETEIIEDIYQLICSFKCVPFISSFNGSEDCCYYQQIINEGMQWYINDRLLHQDERLRAIANFTDAFCDQIVCITIINHKEIISELEIAIHERYGDRIQTYHYENSYNPGWYWLTIYSHKATKAQAILTLQAAYGLKNSKLTVFGDHNNDIEMFQIADCAIAVANATVELQRHATHVIDSNQADSVVRYIHQDWTQRSLLKLV from the coding sequence ATGAGTAACACAATATATATTTCAGATTTAGATGGGACATTACTCACAAATAATGCGGTGCTGTCAGATTATAGTAAACACAAATTGCAGGAACTATTGCAAGATGGATTGATGTTTACAGTTGCTAGCGCGCGCAGTGTGGTTTTTATGGGTGTAGTTTTGCGTGGCTTGAAACTACCTCTGCCAATTGTGGAATTTAATGGAGCGTTTATTTCTGATTTAGAATCTGGTCGTCATGAGATAATCAACAGCATTGAAACGGAAATCATCGAAGATATCTATCAACTCATTTGCAGTTTTAAATGTGTTCCTTTTATTTCTAGTTTTAATGGTTCGGAAGATTGTTGCTATTACCAACAAATTATTAATGAAGGAATGCAGTGGTATATTAACGATCGCCTGCTTCATCAAGATGAACGATTACGCGCGATCGCCAATTTCACCGATGCATTTTGCGACCAAATAGTTTGTATTACCATTATTAATCACAAAGAGATTATATCTGAATTAGAAATCGCAATTCACGAAAGATATGGAGATAGGATACAAACTTATCATTATGAAAATAGTTATAACCCAGGCTGGTACTGGCTAACAATTTATAGTCATAAAGCAACTAAAGCCCAAGCAATTCTTACCCTGCAAGCAGCCTATGGATTAAAGAACAGTAAGTTGACTGTATTTGGCGATCATAACAACGATATTGAAATGTTTCAAATTGCCGATTGTGCCATCGCAGTTGCCAACGCCACTGTAGAATTACAGCGCCACGCCACCCATGTGATTGATTCTAATCAAGCCGATAGTGTGGTGCGCTATATCCATCAAGATTGGACGCAACGGAGCTTATTGAAATTAGTGTAG
- a CDS encoding non-ribosomal peptide synthetase, giving the protein MNTVEFLTYLRSLDIQVFIDGEKFRANAPDGLLTTELRAEIQERKAEIIEFLAASNRSNNHSFKPLVPISRSGNLPLSFAQQRLWFLDQLIPNNPFYNIPLALHLTGSLKLAALEQTFNEIVQRHEALRTTFVVQKGQPIQVINPTLTIPLPIIDLRQLPQAEREIQARRLTTQEAQRPFNLSTDSLLRVKLLWLHETQYILLLTMHHIVSDGWSIGVLIQEIAALYTAFASNQPSPLAKLTIQYADFAYWQRQWLQGEVLERQLSYWQKQLDDISILNLPTDRPRLAVQTYQGARQTLQLSKSLSEALLVLGQQEGVTLFITLLAAFQALLYRYTQQEDIAIGSPIANRNLSEIEGLIGFFVNSLVMRTNLSGNPTFRELLSRVKEVALGAYAHQDLPFEKLVEELHPERNLNQNPLFQVVFALQNAPMSALELPSLTLSPLPFETETTRFDLEFHLWEPNTQNGLWADSSEGISGFVIYSTDLFNDVTITRMLGHFQILLEGIVANPEDRIAHLPLLSESELHQLLVEWNNTQANYPQDKCIHQLIESVAEHNGEATALVFGDEQLSYKELNIRSNQLAHYLKKLGVKTEFLVGLCVERSFDMVIGMLGILKAGGAYLPLDPSYPTERLNFMLEDAQVSVLLTHDRWLERIKNFNSEIICLDKDWEIISQEIKDNLTSKVTVDNLAYVIYTSGSTGKAKGVKIEQRGLLNLVFWHQKAFAVSPLDRATQISGVAFDACGWEIWPYLTTGASIYIVDDETRRSPDDIRNWLVSKAITISFIPTPLAEKVLLLDFPQNAALRILLTGGDKLNQYPLASHSFQVFNNYGPTENTVVTTSGYVSVKNKDNLTPVIGRAMPAVGVAIANTKLYILDKHLQPVPIGVPGELYISGDGLARGYLNHPDLTAESFIYHSFTNKLKTRLYKTGDLVRYRVDGNIEFLCRLDEQVKIRGYRIELGEIEAVLSQHPAVQQTVVITREDEQEKRVVAYVVPKTEYSSEQENLQLMQLQNEQVLQWQMLYNETYNQSTDSDPTFNFVGWNSSYTNQPIPAEQMCEWVDKQVEQILALQPKRVLEIGCGTGLILFRIAPHCTKYWGTDFSSVSLNYIQQQLQKQEMPQVTLYQQMATDFEKVETAAFDAVILNSVVQYFPTIDYLISVLESAVQATAPGGFIFIGDVRSLPLLQAFHASVQLYQAESSLTCFELQQRVQRQIFQETELVIDPDFFTAIKQRFPQINHVQIQLIRGKHHNELTEFRYNVILHISAEIVNHTGNYSVLNWSEDNLTASAVRQLLIENQPEILSIINIPNARLMAAIKTAEWLTDVENFKTVGQIRKALQELENFGVDPEHFYEMNVPYRVDITWSHSSTEGHYDVVFVRQDAISKKTIFPHSTTLSRPWQYYANNPLQAKAANKLVPQLQTYIAQKLPEYMMPSGFVVLESLPLTANGKVNRRALRAFHDGIKPQLAENYIAPRTPVEQVLVKIFVEVLGLKRVGIYDNFFELGGHSLLATQLVSRVRDILHVELPLRSIFEGATIAQISKVVESFQESNAQSQAPALVPLSRESRRIKLSSLNEQSKG; this is encoded by the coding sequence TTGAATACGGTTGAGTTTTTAACTTATCTTCGCAGCTTAGATATTCAAGTTTTTATTGATGGTGAAAAGTTTCGTGCTAACGCCCCTGATGGACTTCTTACAACAGAACTGCGTGCAGAAATTCAAGAGCGGAAAGCAGAAATTATTGAATTTTTAGCAGCATCTAATCGTTCTAATAACCACAGTTTTAAACCTCTCGTACCTATTTCTCGCTCAGGAAATCTTCCCCTCTCTTTTGCTCAACAACGGCTGTGGTTTCTTGACCAATTAATCCCTAATAATCCTTTCTATAACATTCCACTAGCACTACATTTAACAGGTTCGCTGAAATTAGCTGCGCTAGAGCAAACTTTTAACGAAATCGTGCAACGACATGAAGCTTTACGCACCACTTTTGTCGTACAGAAAGGGCAACCAATTCAGGTAATTAATCCTACCCTAACAATACCTTTACCAATAATAGATTTACGGCAACTGCCACAAGCCGAACGAGAAATACAAGCACGACGACTCACTACCCAAGAAGCTCAACGTCCTTTCAATTTATCAACCGATTCGTTGCTGCGAGTAAAACTGCTGTGGTTGCATGAGACGCAATACATCCTGCTGCTAACTATGCACCACATTGTCTCTGATGGTTGGTCTATTGGGGTGCTGATTCAAGAGATAGCAGCACTCTACACAGCCTTTGCCAGCAATCAGCCTTCTCCTTTAGCGAAACTTACAATCCAATATGCAGACTTTGCATACTGGCAACGCCAATGGTTGCAAGGGGAAGTATTAGAAAGGCAACTGAGTTACTGGCAGAAGCAATTAGACGACATTTCTATATTAAATCTGCCAACCGATAGACCAAGATTAGCTGTGCAAACTTACCAGGGTGCAAGGCAAACTCTGCAATTATCAAAAAGTTTGAGCGAAGCACTTTTAGTTCTCGGACAACAAGAAGGGGTAACTTTATTCATAACCCTACTAGCAGCATTTCAAGCTTTACTTTACCGCTACACACAGCAAGAAGATATTGCTATTGGTTCACCTATTGCCAATCGCAACCTTAGTGAAATTGAGGGATTAATTGGTTTCTTTGTCAATAGCTTAGTGATGCGTACTAATTTATCAGGAAACCCAACTTTTCGGGAATTATTGAGTCGGGTTAAAGAGGTAGCTTTAGGAGCTTATGCTCATCAAGATTTACCTTTTGAAAAACTTGTAGAAGAACTGCATCCAGAGCGTAATTTGAATCAAAACCCACTATTTCAAGTTGTTTTTGCGCTCCAAAATGCGCCTATGTCTGCGTTAGAGTTACCAAGTTTAACTTTAAGTCCGCTACCATTTGAAACAGAAACAACGCGCTTTGATTTGGAGTTCCACTTGTGGGAGCCAAATACTCAAAATGGGTTATGGGCAGATAGCTCAGAAGGAATTAGTGGTTTTGTAATTTATAGCACTGATTTATTCAATGACGTTACTATCACAAGGATGCTAGGACACTTCCAAATATTACTAGAGGGTATAGTTGCAAATCCAGAAGACCGAATTGCACATTTACCACTTTTAAGCGAATCTGAGCTACATCAATTGTTAGTTGAATGGAACAATACCCAGGCAAATTATCCTCAAGATAAGTGTATTCATCAGTTAATTGAAAGCGTAGCCGAGCATAATGGTGAGGCAACTGCACTAGTATTTGGCGATGAGCAACTTAGCTACAAAGAGTTAAATATACGCAGTAATCAACTTGCACATTATCTAAAAAAATTAGGAGTTAAAACCGAATTTTTAGTAGGACTTTGTGTAGAACGCTCTTTTGATATGGTAATTGGGATGTTGGGCATCCTGAAAGCAGGTGGAGCTTATCTACCTTTAGATCCCAGCTATCCAACTGAACGTTTAAACTTTATGCTTGAAGATGCTCAAGTCTCAGTTCTATTAACTCACGATCGATGGCTTGAACGCATAAAAAACTTTAATTCAGAAATAATCTGTTTAGATAAAGATTGGGAGATTATTTCTCAAGAGATTAAAGATAATCTTACTAGTAAAGTTACAGTAGATAACCTCGCTTATGTGATTTATACCTCTGGCTCAACTGGAAAAGCTAAAGGGGTGAAAATTGAACAAAGAGGACTATTAAATTTAGTATTTTGGCATCAAAAAGCATTTGCAGTGTCACCCCTTGATCGAGCAACGCAGATTTCTGGAGTTGCCTTTGACGCTTGCGGTTGGGAAATTTGGCCTTATCTGACTACTGGGGCAAGCATTTATATTGTAGATGATGAAACCAGGCGATCGCCTGACGATATCCGAAATTGGCTAGTATCAAAAGCAATAACAATTTCTTTCATCCCAACACCTTTAGCAGAGAAAGTTCTATTATTAGATTTTCCTCAGAACGCAGCTTTACGAATATTGCTCACAGGTGGAGACAAACTAAATCAATATCCTTTAGCTTCTCACTCTTTTCAAGTATTTAATAATTATGGCCCAACTGAAAACACAGTTGTAACAACTTCGGGATATGTTTCTGTTAAGAATAAAGATAACTTAACACCTGTAATTGGTCGTGCGATGCCTGCGGTGGGCGTAGCCATCGCTAATACAAAACTTTATATACTAGATAAACATTTGCAACCAGTACCTATTGGCGTTCCGGGAGAGTTGTACATAAGTGGTGATGGGTTAGCACGAGGTTATTTAAACCATCCTGACTTAACTGCTGAATCCTTCATTTATCATTCTTTTACTAATAAGTTAAAAACAAGACTTTATAAAACAGGTGATTTAGTTCGCTATCGAGTAGATGGCAACATTGAATTTTTATGCCGCCTCGATGAGCAGGTAAAAATTCGCGGCTATCGTATTGAGTTAGGAGAAATTGAAGCGGTACTGAGTCAGCATCCTGCAGTGCAGCAAACTGTAGTAATAACTCGTGAGGATGAACAGGAAAAGCGCGTAGTAGCTTATGTAGTACCAAAAACTGAATACAGTAGCGAACAGGAGAATTTGCAATTAATGCAATTGCAGAATGAGCAGGTTTTGCAATGGCAGATGTTGTATAACGAAACTTATAATCAATCTACTGATTCAGATCCTACATTCAATTTTGTCGGCTGGAATAGTAGTTATACAAATCAGCCTATTCCAGCAGAGCAGATGTGTGAGTGGGTGGATAAGCAAGTCGAGCAGATTTTGGCTTTGCAACCCAAACGAGTATTAGAAATTGGTTGTGGCACAGGCTTGATTCTATTTAGAATTGCACCTCACTGCACTAAATATTGGGGAACAGATTTTTCCTCAGTTTCACTTAACTACATTCAGCAACAGCTACAAAAACAAGAAATGCCGCAGGTAACACTGTATCAGCAAATGGCTACTGACTTCGAGAAAGTAGAAACAGCAGCTTTTGATGCAGTAATTCTGAACTCGGTTGTACAATATTTTCCTACTATTGATTATCTGATTAGTGTATTAGAAAGTGCTGTACAGGCAACTGCTCCAGGTGGCTTTATCTTCATAGGAGATGTGCGTAGTTTGCCACTATTGCAAGCTTTCCATGCGTCAGTCCAACTTTATCAAGCTGAATCTTCCCTTACCTGCTTCGAGTTGCAACAACGGGTACAAAGACAAATATTTCAAGAAACAGAGTTAGTTATTGACCCAGATTTTTTTACTGCAATCAAGCAACGCTTTCCGCAAATTAATCATGTACAAATCCAACTGATTCGGGGTAAACATCACAATGAGTTAACTGAGTTTCGTTACAATGTGATTCTGCATATTAGTGCCGAAATTGTTAATCATACTGGAAATTATTCAGTGCTGAACTGGTCTGAAGATAATTTAACAGCCTCAGCAGTGCGTCAATTATTAATTGAGAATCAACCAGAAATATTAAGCATTATCAATATACCTAATGCGCGGCTGATGGCAGCAATTAAAACAGCAGAATGGCTAACAGACGTAGAAAATTTTAAAACTGTAGGTCAAATACGTAAAGCTTTGCAAGAACTTGAAAATTTTGGAGTAGACCCTGAACATTTTTATGAGATGAATGTACCTTATAGGGTTGATATTACCTGGTCACATTCAAGTACTGAAGGACATTATGATGTGGTTTTTGTACGGCAAGATGCAATAAGTAAGAAAACTATTTTTCCCCATAGCACAACTCTATCTCGTCCCTGGCAATATTACGCGAATAATCCGCTACAAGCCAAAGCAGCGAATAAATTAGTGCCGCAGTTGCAGACTTACATAGCACAAAAACTGCCTGAATACATGATGCCATCAGGTTTTGTAGTATTGGAGTCTTTACCTTTAACAGCTAATGGTAAAGTCAATCGCCGCGCTTTAAGAGCATTCCATGATGGAATCAAGCCCCAATTAGCTGAAAATTACATTGCACCTCGAACTCCTGTTGAACAAGTACTGGTGAAAATTTTTGTTGAGGTTTTAGGACTTAAGCGCGTAGGGATTTATGACAATTTCTTTGAATTAGGTGGTCATTCATTACTAGCAACTCAGCTTGTCTCTAGAGTGCGCGACATCTTGCATGTGGAGTTACCTTTGCGTAGCATATTTGAAGGAGCAACAATTGCACAAATATCTAAAGTGGTGGAAAGCTTTCAAGAAAGCAATGCTCAAAGTCAAGCCCCAGCTTTAGTCCCACTATCGCGTGAAAGTCGGCGGATTAAGTTATCTTCCTTAAACGAACAGAGCAAGGGGTGA
- a CDS encoding GNAT family N-acetyltransferase, producing the protein MELISYSYEFQASLEKFLEITLSYTGYKFDPTGLHSDIRNIEKIYQSPGGNFWIMIENGAVIGSIALKILNKIDKIGEIKRYFVLPLYQGKGIGTLLMEHLLLNAQKNELNILRLDTMRKSTAARKIFEKYEFQEINKYNANEVAEIFMELKLKK; encoded by the coding sequence ATGGAATTAATCTCATACAGTTATGAATTCCAGGCTAGTTTGGAAAAATTTTTGGAAATAACGCTTTCTTACACAGGATATAAGTTTGATCCAACTGGCTTACATTCAGATATAAGGAATATTGAAAAGATATACCAAAGTCCAGGTGGAAATTTCTGGATTATGATTGAAAATGGTGCAGTAATTGGTAGTATTGCATTAAAGATATTAAACAAAATAGATAAAATAGGAGAGATTAAAAGGTACTTTGTTTTACCTTTATATCAGGGTAAAGGAATAGGTACATTATTAATGGAGCATTTATTATTGAATGCCCAAAAAAACGAATTAAATATATTAAGATTGGATACGATGAGAAAATCTACTGCGGCAAGGAAGATATTTGAAAAATATGAATTTCAAGAAATTAATAAATATAATGCTAATGAAGTAGCAGAAATATTTATGGAACTCAAATTAAAAAAGTAA
- a CDS encoding transposase family protein, with amino-acid sequence MISIFDYIQKYPRRAKQLLGISYDQFTDLVNYAKNSHEEEQLKLEQKKVRIHRRGGGRKELLSIPEQVCLCLFYLRQIPTFEVLGIMFGISKTLSNDTFHYWRKILRKILPSSLIEQVENKEGDLLIIQEILTNFKLLVDSVEQPIDRPSDNEEQKKFFSGKKKQHTIKNQIVSLPEGKDIIDVTVGSPGPTADIKLFREQQTKFDEKQEFTGDKAYQGGNNITTPHKKKRKQQLNEQQKEENKALSSKRIFVEHLIRIVKIFQVASQRFRLNADVYNEIVLLVCGLVRLRIGTFVLPNSAIN; translated from the coding sequence ATGATTAGTATATTTGATTATATACAAAAGTATCCACGAAGAGCAAAGCAACTTTTGGGGATTAGTTATGACCAATTTACTGACCTTGTAAACTATGCTAAAAACAGTCATGAAGAAGAACAACTCAAATTGGAACAGAAGAAAGTTAGAATACATCGTCGTGGAGGTGGACGCAAAGAATTATTATCCATCCCAGAACAAGTATGTTTGTGCTTGTTTTATCTGAGACAAATACCCACATTTGAAGTTTTAGGAATAATGTTTGGTATATCAAAAACTTTATCTAATGATACTTTTCATTACTGGAGAAAAATATTACGTAAGATTCTCCCTTCTAGTTTAATAGAGCAAGTAGAAAATAAAGAAGGAGATTTGCTCATTATACAAGAAATATTAACGAATTTTAAGTTGCTAGTTGATAGCGTAGAACAGCCTATAGATAGACCATCTGACAACGAAGAACAGAAAAAGTTCTTTTCGGGAAAGAAAAAACAGCATACTATAAAAAACCAGATAGTTTCCTTGCCAGAGGGAAAAGATATTATTGATGTTACAGTAGGCTCTCCAGGGCCAACAGCAGACATAAAATTATTTAGAGAGCAACAAACAAAATTTGATGAAAAACAAGAATTTACGGGAGATAAAGCGTATCAAGGTGGGAATAATATTACTACCCCTCATAAGAAGAAAAGAAAACAACAATTAAATGAACAACAAAAAGAAGAAAATAAAGCTCTATCAAGTAAGCGTATATTTGTTGAGCATTTAATACGTATTGTAAAAATTTTCCAAGTGGCATCACAAAGATTTAGATTAAATGCTGATGTTTATAATGAAATAGTTTTGTTAGTTTGTGGTCTAGTAAGACTGCGAATTGGCACTTTCGTATTACCGAATAGCGCCATAAATTAG
- a CDS encoding aliphatic sulfonate ABC transporter substrate-binding protein, which translates to MKIPFFNNRRTVLKRIVQFSALGLFAISTPFTGSLLQSSQAQTRPGINTKVVNLAYQTSGDIVKIKGAVEPRLKALGISVNWVPFPAGPQLLEAMNANRVDIGSVGETPPIFAQAAGAQLVYIAARKPSKGEGQAIVVQKDSPIKKVADLKGKRVVFQKGSSAHYLVLRALKEAGLKFSDIQPVSLTPSEARDAFLQRKIDAWAVWDPALAYVQKNAGARTIRNSARISTQGGFYVARRQFATENPEVVRVILEEIDKLGEWAESNTKEVAKILAPELKLEVSLLETVAQRRTFRLRKLSSSIITEQQRVADEYFDAKLLPRKLDVKEFLLPNKQYEALTPKRLK; encoded by the coding sequence ATGAAAATCCCATTTTTTAACAATCGTCGCACAGTTTTAAAGCGCATTGTGCAATTTTCAGCACTAGGATTATTCGCTATTTCTACTCCATTTACAGGTAGCTTACTACAAAGCAGCCAAGCACAAACAAGACCGGGAATTAATACAAAAGTAGTTAACCTGGCTTACCAAACATCTGGGGATATAGTCAAAATTAAAGGAGCCGTAGAACCACGCCTCAAAGCTTTAGGGATTTCTGTAAATTGGGTACCATTTCCCGCAGGCCCCCAATTGTTAGAAGCTATGAATGCCAATAGAGTTGATATCGGTAGTGTGGGAGAAACACCACCAATCTTTGCCCAAGCAGCAGGTGCACAACTTGTTTATATTGCTGCGCGTAAACCTAGTAAGGGAGAAGGACAAGCAATTGTAGTTCAAAAAGACTCACCCATTAAAAAAGTAGCCGATCTTAAAGGTAAAAGAGTTGTTTTTCAGAAAGGTTCTTCAGCACATTATTTAGTATTGAGAGCTTTAAAAGAAGCAGGATTGAAATTTAGTGATATCCAGCCTGTAAGTTTGACTCCATCTGAAGCCCGCGATGCATTTCTTCAGAGAAAAATTGATGCTTGGGCTGTGTGGGATCCAGCTTTAGCTTATGTCCAAAAAAATGCTGGAGCGCGAACAATTAGAAATTCAGCTAGAATTTCTACTCAAGGAGGATTTTATGTAGCAAGAAGACAGTTTGCTACCGAAAATCCGGAGGTAGTACGAGTAATTTTAGAAGAGATAGATAAACTAGGAGAATGGGCAGAAAGCAACACAAAAGAAGTTGCTAAAATTCTCGCTCCTGAGTTGAAGCTGGAAGTATCTCTTTTAGAAACTGTGGCGCAGAGACGTACTTTTAGGTTAAGAAAATTGTCATCTTCTATTATTACAGAACAACAACGAGTAGCAGATGAGTATTTTGATGCTAAACTCCTACCTCGAAAGCTGGATGTAAAGGAATTTTTACTCCCTAACAAACAATATGAAGCGTTGACACCTAAGCGTTTGAAATAA
- a CDS encoding class I SAM-dependent methyltransferase, producing MKTLPTYDPTLFEGAAESYAQYRTKYPSEVFAKLTEIFHINGQGRLLDLGCGPGLIAIPLSNQFQEVIAVDPDPDMIEEAKRQAKIAGSNNITWLEQGAELINSSLGEFKLVTIGRAFHWMQRKIVLDRIYELLSDDGGFVLLNTNENPWESSLPWKQAAIKIVKKWLGEERRTGQRGKGIRTPVDPPHEVLIAQSAFARQEVYEVSFEKSWTVSSYLGYLYTTAFALKIFFGDNVEPFEADLKQALLEVEPSGNFTEEITTSLRVVWKH from the coding sequence ATGAAAACACTTCCTACCTACGACCCAACATTATTTGAGGGTGCTGCTGAAAGCTATGCTCAATACAGAACCAAGTATCCATCAGAGGTATTTGCTAAACTCACCGAAATATTTCATATTAACGGTCAAGGAAGACTTTTAGATTTAGGTTGCGGACCTGGTTTAATCGCAATTCCTCTCAGCAATCAGTTTCAGGAAGTAATTGCTGTAGATCCCGATCCAGATATGATCGAAGAGGCTAAACGCCAAGCAAAAATCGCCGGGAGCAATAATATTACCTGGCTTGAGCAAGGTGCAGAATTAATTAATTCTAGTTTGGGTGAATTTAAACTAGTCACCATTGGTAGAGCTTTTCACTGGATGCAACGTAAAATTGTGCTTGATCGTATTTATGAATTGCTCTCTGATGATGGTGGATTTGTACTGCTCAATACTAATGAAAATCCTTGGGAAAGTTCACTTCCTTGGAAGCAAGCTGCAATCAAAATTGTCAAAAAATGGTTAGGTGAGGAACGACGGACTGGACAGAGAGGAAAGGGTATTCGCACTCCTGTAGATCCTCCTCATGAAGTTCTAATTGCTCAATCAGCTTTTGCTCGTCAAGAAGTATATGAAGTCTCGTTTGAAAAGAGTTGGACAGTTTCTAGCTATCTTGGTTATTTATACACAACAGCTTTTGCTCTCAAAATTTTCTTTGGTGACAATGTAGAGCCTTTTGAAGCTGATTTGAAACAAGCACTACTAGAAGTTGAGCCTTCAGGAAATTTCACCGAAGAGATTACAACATCACTACGAGTTGTTTGGAAGCATTAA